The following coding sequences are from one Methanosarcina sp. WWM596 window:
- a CDS encoding FprA family A-type flavoprotein, whose product METYNIPEIARNVFSVGSKDWNCRMFDSLIPLPEGTSYNSFLVKGEKKTALIDTVNPGFEEELEVKINMVSDLEKLDYLIMNHAEPDHSNAISFILEKAPNALFVTTEKGVKMAKLYHELPEDRIKIIAEGDSLDLGGKTLRFIEAPWLHWPETMFTYLPEDKVLFTCDFFGAHTAQGIYDEDIEDLIPFAKRYYGEIMMPFGKMGAKALEKIKDLDIKIIAPSHGPIYKDPERIIDPYKKWTAGKTENKALIVYVSMWGSTREMVRTIAETLLQEGVDVRMYDLAVSDIGDVARELVDSRVIILGTPTVLGGMHPIALYGASLVKALNPPAKYGVALGSFGWGGGALKQAGEILAPLKMEIVGTHQVKGRAKKEDLKKVEEIGRELAQKMKV is encoded by the coding sequence ATGGAAACCTATAATATTCCTGAGATTGCCAGAAATGTTTTCAGTGTCGGGTCAAAAGACTGGAACTGCAGGATGTTCGATTCATTAATTCCTCTGCCAGAGGGCACCAGCTACAATTCTTTCCTTGTAAAAGGCGAGAAGAAAACAGCCCTTATAGATACCGTAAATCCGGGTTTTGAAGAGGAATTAGAGGTAAAAATCAATATGGTCTCAGACCTGGAAAAACTTGATTACCTGATAATGAACCATGCTGAGCCGGATCATTCCAATGCTATTAGCTTTATCCTTGAAAAAGCTCCTAATGCCTTATTTGTAACAACTGAGAAAGGAGTGAAGATGGCAAAGCTCTACCATGAGCTGCCTGAAGACAGGATCAAAATCATTGCTGAAGGAGATAGCCTCGATCTGGGGGGAAAGACCCTTCGTTTCATAGAAGCTCCCTGGCTCCACTGGCCTGAAACCATGTTCACATACCTGCCTGAAGACAAAGTTCTTTTTACATGCGACTTTTTCGGAGCTCATACAGCCCAGGGTATCTATGATGAAGATATAGAGGATCTCATTCCTTTCGCAAAACGCTACTACGGCGAAATTATGATGCCTTTCGGGAAAATGGGGGCAAAAGCTCTTGAAAAAATAAAGGATCTCGACATAAAAATTATTGCCCCGAGCCACGGACCTATCTACAAAGATCCCGAGAGAATTATAGATCCATATAAAAAATGGACTGCAGGAAAAACAGAGAATAAAGCCCTTATTGTCTATGTGAGTATGTGGGGATCTACCAGGGAGATGGTCCGGACAATTGCAGAAACTCTGCTACAAGAAGGTGTAGATGTTAGAATGTATGATCTTGCAGTTTCGGATATAGGGGATGTTGCAAGAGAACTGGTTGATTCCCGAGTTATTATCCTTGGAACCCCGACCGTTCTGGGAGGTATGCATCCGATTGCCCTTTATGGAGCTTCCCTGGTAAAAGCTCTAAACCCACCGGCAAAATATGGAGTTGCACTCGGGTCCTTTGGCTGGGGTGGAGGGGCACTGAAGCAAGCAGGTGAAATCCTGGCTCCTTTGAAAATGGAGATTGTAGGAACCCATCAGGTGAAAGGCAGAGCTAAAAAAGAAGACTTGAAAAAAGTTGAGGAAATCGGCCGAGAACTGGCTCAAAAAATGAAAGTATGA
- a CDS encoding glutamine synthetase family protein, with translation MKTSSVELNPNKLVQYLNKPASEFTKEDIIKFVKENGIKMLNFRYVGGDGRLKALTFVIRDEEHLDNLLSAGERVDGSSLFTYIEADSSDLYVVPKYRTAFINPFEEIPTLDILCSYFDKDGAPLKSASETVMNKAVQTLTEKTGYELQTMGELEYYIIANKDEVNMNFPAVDQQGYHESNPFTKFDQLRKEAMMYISEAGGKIKYGHSEVGNFTDDKYYYEQNEIEFETDTPENSVNSLLIAKWMLRMLADQYGVIVSFAPKITVGKAGSGLHVHMKLLKDGESVMVENGDVSDTAKRAIAGLLDIASGITSFGNRIPTSYLRLVPHQEAPTNICWGDRNRSALVRVPLGWFAEESSRMIATANPNYRDDFKNHNYKSTFEFRAADPSADLYLLLAAFAVGIRHGFEMDNALEVADKLYISVNIFKDEHKDRLAQLEHLPASCYESAQALKKLKDVFMQYDVFTEGMINDTVKYLEGLNDDQLSERLYGKNEEIKKLVDSYIHIA, from the coding sequence ATGAAAACATCATCTGTAGAACTTAATCCGAACAAACTGGTACAGTACCTCAATAAACCAGCAAGTGAATTCACCAAAGAAGACATTATAAAATTCGTCAAGGAAAACGGCATTAAGATGCTCAACTTCCGCTATGTTGGCGGGGACGGAAGACTTAAAGCCCTCACCTTCGTGATCAGAGATGAAGAGCATCTTGATAATTTACTTTCTGCTGGTGAGAGAGTCGATGGATCAAGCCTTTTTACATACATTGAGGCAGATTCAAGCGACCTCTACGTCGTCCCTAAATACAGGACTGCCTTCATAAATCCTTTTGAAGAAATCCCCACTCTGGATATCCTCTGTTCCTACTTCGACAAGGACGGCGCCCCCCTCAAAAGTGCGTCTGAAACCGTCATGAATAAGGCTGTCCAGACTCTTACCGAGAAGACAGGCTACGAGCTCCAGACAATGGGTGAACTCGAATACTACATCATCGCCAACAAAGATGAAGTCAACATGAATTTCCCGGCTGTTGACCAGCAAGGATATCACGAGTCCAATCCTTTTACCAAATTCGATCAGCTCAGGAAGGAAGCAATGATGTACATTTCCGAAGCTGGCGGAAAAATCAAATACGGACACTCGGAAGTCGGGAACTTCACTGACGACAAGTACTATTACGAGCAAAACGAAATCGAATTCGAGACTGATACACCAGAAAACAGTGTCAACAGTCTGCTTATTGCAAAATGGATGCTCAGGATGCTTGCCGACCAGTACGGTGTAATTGTTAGCTTTGCCCCAAAGATCACTGTCGGAAAAGCCGGAAGTGGACTGCACGTCCACATGAAGCTCCTGAAAGATGGAGAGAGTGTCATGGTCGAAAATGGCGATGTCAGTGACACTGCAAAGCGTGCAATAGCTGGTCTTCTTGACATTGCATCAGGAATCACTTCCTTTGGAAACAGGATCCCTACATCCTACCTGCGCCTTGTCCCTCACCAGGAAGCCCCAACTAATATTTGCTGGGGAGACAGGAACCGCTCTGCCCTTGTCCGTGTGCCCCTTGGCTGGTTCGCTGAAGAATCCAGCAGGATGATTGCCACTGCCAATCCAAATTACAGAGATGATTTTAAGAACCACAACTACAAATCTACCTTCGAATTCCGCGCTGCAGATCCCTCGGCTGATCTTTACCTCCTCCTTGCGGCTTTTGCTGTAGGTATTCGCCACGGGTTTGAAATGGACAACGCTCTTGAGGTTGCCGACAAGCTCTATATCAGCGTAAACATCTTCAAGGACGAACATAAAGACAGGCTTGCCCAGCTTGAACACCTTCCTGCTTCCTGTTACGAATCTGCTCAGGCCCTGAAGAAACTGAAGGATGTTTTCATGCAGTACGATGTCTTTACTGAAGGTATGATTAACGACACTGTAAAATACCTTGAAGGCCTTAACGACGATCAGCTCAGTGAGAGGCTCTACGGCAAGAACGAAGAAATCAAGAAACTTGTGGACAGTTACATCCACATCGCTTGA
- a CDS encoding ion transporter — MVASVKNNPQNKPPENNWRNTLYTIIFEADTPAGKRFDEILILSILLSIIVVMLDSVSSISALHGDLFYSLEWVFTILFTVEYFLRLGCVGRPSRYATSFFGIIDLLAILPTYLSLILPGSQYLLVIRSLRLLRVFRVLKLAQYIGEADLLIRALRASRRKITLFLFTVLTLVVILGSLMYVIEGAESGFTSIPRSIYWAIITLTTVGYGDIVPETNLGQALASVIMIIGYSIIAVPTGIVTSEISYASRNIKGRVCQNCSFEGHDSDAKFCKRCGAEL; from the coding sequence ATGGTTGCTTCAGTGAAAAATAACCCGCAAAATAAGCCACCTGAGAATAACTGGCGAAATACGTTATACACAATAATATTTGAAGCAGACACACCCGCTGGAAAACGTTTTGATGAAATCCTGATTCTTAGCATCCTGCTGAGCATTATTGTTGTTATGCTCGATAGCGTAAGTAGCATCTCGGCTTTACATGGCGATTTGTTCTATTCCCTGGAATGGGTTTTTACGATACTGTTTACAGTGGAATATTTTTTGCGCCTGGGCTGTGTTGGTCGCCCCAGCCGATACGCCACAAGTTTCTTTGGCATCATAGACTTGCTGGCAATTCTCCCGACATATCTTAGCCTGATACTGCCGGGCAGCCAATATCTGCTGGTGATCCGGAGTTTACGGTTACTCAGGGTTTTCAGGGTGCTCAAACTTGCCCAGTATATTGGTGAAGCTGATTTATTGATAAGAGCTTTACGCGCAAGCCGGCGAAAAATAACCCTGTTTCTATTTACTGTTTTGACTCTGGTGGTGATATTGGGCTCCCTTATGTATGTTATTGAAGGGGCAGAGAGCGGGTTTACCAGCATACCCCGGAGCATCTACTGGGCAATTATAACCCTTACAACCGTAGGATACGGGGATATAGTCCCTGAGACTAATCTCGGACAGGCACTGGCATCAGTTATCATGATCATAGGCTACAGCATCATAGCGGTTCCGACAGGGATTGTCACATCTGAGATCAGCTATGCAAGCAGAAACATTAAAGGAAGAGTATGCCAGAATTGCAGTTTTGAGGGGCATGACAGCGACGCTAAATTCTGTAAGCGTTGCGGAGCAGAATTATAA
- the tnpB gene encoding IS200/IS605 family element RNA-guided endonuclease TnpB has protein sequence MMQAFKFRLYPTTTQAIQLNQHIGSCRFVYNWALDQKIKTYEQTGESISRFDLNKLIPTLKASNEWLGEVNSQSLQGMTKQVESAFTRFFREKTGFPKFKSKKNPIQSFPVPQHYTVNFENNTIKLPKIEPIKAVLHRKFEGEPKTATVSRTCKGHYYISILVEDGKELPVKEAFTESTTVGIDVGIKDFAVLSTGEKVENPKYLKNSLKRLKVLQKRVSRKQKGSKNRAKAKRRLAVLHDKITNQRNDFQNKLSFRLVSENQAVALETLNVKGMVKNHHLAQAISDSAWSSFVTKLEYKAQWFGKTVLRIGQFEPSSKLCSVCGYHNKELQLKDREWICPDCKTKHHRDINAAINIKKFALIDQNLIGL, from the coding sequence ATGATGCAAGCGTTCAAATTTAGACTCTATCCTACAACTACACAAGCTATTCAATTGAATCAGCATATAGGTAGCTGTAGATTTGTCTATAATTGGGCACTTGACCAGAAAATTAAAACTTATGAGCAGACAGGGGAATCAATTTCCAGATTTGACTTAAACAAATTAATTCCTACTCTAAAGGCTTCTAATGAGTGGTTAGGAGAAGTTAACTCTCAATCATTACAGGGGATGACTAAGCAGGTTGAATCCGCTTTCACTAGATTCTTTAGAGAGAAAACAGGGTTTCCAAAGTTCAAATCAAAAAAGAATCCGATACAGTCTTTTCCTGTACCTCAACACTACACTGTAAACTTTGAAAATAATACTATCAAGCTTCCTAAAATAGAACCAATTAAAGCAGTTCTTCACAGGAAGTTTGAAGGAGAGCCTAAAACGGCTACGGTATCAAGGACATGTAAAGGACATTACTACATCAGTATCCTTGTTGAAGATGGAAAAGAACTTCCAGTAAAGGAAGCTTTCACAGAATCAACAACAGTAGGAATTGATGTAGGTATCAAAGACTTTGCTGTCCTTTCAACAGGAGAAAAGGTTGAGAATCCAAAGTACTTGAAAAACTCTCTTAAAAGGCTCAAAGTATTACAGAAAAGAGTCTCAAGGAAACAGAAAGGCTCTAAGAACAGGGCAAAAGCTAAACGAAGACTTGCTGTACTCCATGACAAAATAACAAATCAGAGAAATGACTTCCAGAACAAACTCTCTTTTAGACTTGTTAGCGAAAACCAAGCTGTAGCTCTGGAAACTCTAAATGTTAAAGGCATGGTTAAGAATCATCACTTAGCACAGGCTATAAGTGATTCTGCGTGGAGTAGTTTTGTAACAAAGTTGGAATATAAGGCTCAATGGTTTGGAAAAACCGTCCTGAGAATTGGACAATTTGAACCCTCTTCTAAGCTATGTAGTGTGTGTGGATACCACAATAAAGAGCTTCAGCTAAAAGACAGAGAATGGATTTGTCCAGACTGTAAAACCAAACACCATAGAGACATTAATGCCGCTATCAATATCAAAAAATTCGCTCTCATAGATCAGAATCTAATTGGATTATGA
- the tnpA gene encoding IS200/IS605 family transposase has translation MYFLVNTKYETRNHSKFLLMYHVIFVCKYQKVILEPISEELKQIMIDISKESNFEILEMETDKDHIHFLIKSEPKVSVLSIVRKLKQEYTNRLWKTQKEYLKKYYWGENTLWSDGYFASTIGNVSKEAAEYYIRNQG, from the coding sequence ATGTACTTTTTGGTAAATACGAAGTATGAAACACGGAATCATAGCAAATTTTTGTTAATGTATCATGTTATTTTTGTTTGCAAATACCAAAAAGTCATACTTGAACCAATTAGCGAAGAACTCAAACAGATTATGATTGACATTTCAAAAGAGTCTAACTTTGAAATCCTTGAAATGGAAACTGACAAAGACCATATTCATTTCTTGATCAAGAGTGAACCGAAAGTTAGCGTTTTGTCAATTGTCAGAAAATTGAAACAAGAATATACTAACAGGTTATGGAAAACTCAAAAAGAATATCTGAAAAAGTATTATTGGGGTGAGAATACGTTATGGAGTGATGGTTATTTTGCGTCTACTATCGGAAATGTTAGTAAAGAGGCGGCAGAATATTACATACGAAATCAGGGTTGA
- a CDS encoding YbjQ family protein: MIIATTDTIAGKQITQTLGMARGNTIQAKHIGKDIMSGLRSVVGGELTEYSEMLEEAREKAINRMVEDAEKMGADAVVNVRFMTSMVMAGAAEILAYGTAVKIRDKD; this comes from the coding sequence ATGATAATCGCAACCACGGATACAATAGCAGGAAAGCAGATCACGCAAACCCTTGGAATGGCTCGCGGCAATACCATTCAGGCCAAGCATATTGGCAAGGATATCATGTCAGGGTTGCGCAGCGTCGTAGGGGGAGAACTGACAGAATACTCAGAGATGCTTGAAGAGGCAAGGGAGAAAGCAATCAACCGTATGGTTGAGGATGCCGAAAAGATGGGGGCTGATGCCGTGGTAAATGTCAGGTTCATGACTTCCATGGTGATGGCAGGAGCAGCTGAGATACTTGCATACGGGACAGCTGTCAAGATAAGGGACAAGGACTAA